In Sus scrofa isolate TJ Tabasco breed Duroc chromosome 11, Sscrofa11.1, whole genome shotgun sequence, the following proteins share a genomic window:
- the LAMP1 gene encoding lysosome-associated membrane glycoprotein 1 precursor (The RefSeq protein has 2 substitutions compared to this genomic sequence) yields MAAPGGAWRRPLLLLLLLLGLARGASAVFVVSDGNGTACIMADFAAAFEISYDSRSGAKNTTFSLPASAQVLNSSSCGKENTSDSSLVIAFGRGHTLTLSFTRNATRYSVQLMTLVYNLSDAEFFPSASSKGTKTVAASTDIRADLNTKYRCVSNSQVHLLNVTVTLGNATIQAYLANNSFSQQETRCEQDKPSPPTPTAPPTPTPTPAPTSPVVSRYNVSGANGTCLLASMGLQLNVTYRTKDNTTVTRGLNINPNKTTFGGSCSAQLVTLELQGESLRLLALQFALNTSSSRVFLQGVQLNMTLPDARDPSFSAANSSLRALQATAGNSYKCRSEQRLQVTEAFALNVFQVRVQAFRVDGDKFGPAEECQLDENSMLIPIAVGGALAGLVLVVLMAYLVGRKRSHAGYQTI; encoded by the exons GCCTCGCGCGTGGCGCCTCGGCGGTATTCGTGGTGAGCGACGGCAACGGGACCGCCTGCATCATGGCCAACTTCGCCGCCACCTTCGAGATCAGCTACGACAGCCGGAGCGGCGCCAAG AACACGACCTTCAGCCTGCCAGCCAGCGCCCAGGTGTTAAACAGCAGCTCTTGCGGTAAAGAGAACACTTCCGACTCCAGTCTCGTGATTGCTTTTGGAAGAGGACACACACTCACCCTCAGTTTCACAAGAAATGCCACCCGTTACAGCGTCCAGCTGATGACGCTGGTTTATAATCTGTCAGACGCAGAGTTCTTCCCCAGCGCGAGCTCTAAGG GCACCAAGACGGTGGCAGCCAGCACCGACATCAGGGCAGACCTCAACACCAAGTACAGGTGCGTGAGCAACAGCCAGGTGCACCTGCTCAACGTGACCGTCACCCTCGGCAACGCCACCATCCAGGCGTACCTGGCGAACAACAGCTTCAGCCAGCAAG AGACGCGATGCGAGCAAGACAAGCCCTCACCGCCCACCCCGACGGCACcgcccacacccacccccaccccagcacccacGAGCCCCGTGGTGTCCAGATACAACGTGAGCGGCGCCAACGGGACCTGCCTGCTGGCCAGCATGGGGCTGCAGCTGAACGTGACCTACAGGACGAAGGACAACACG ACCGTGACCAGGGGGCTCAACATCAATCCCAACAAGACCACGTTCGGCGGGAGCTGCTCCGCCCAGCTGGTGACCCTGGAGCTGCAGGGCGAGAGCCTGCGGCTGCTGGCCCTCCAGTTTGCCCTG AACACGAGTTCCAGCCGGGTCTTCCTCCAGGGAGTCCAGCTGAACATGACTCTGCCGGACGCCAGAG ACCCCAGCTTTAGCGCTGCCAACAGCTCGCTGAGGGCGCTGCAGGCCACCGCCGGCAACTCCTACAAGTGCAGGTCGGAGCAGCGCTTGCAGGTCACAGAGGCCTTTGCCCTGAACGTGTTCCAAGTGCGGGTCCAGGCGTTCCGCGTGGACGGGGACAAGTTCGGGCCCG CGGAGGAGTGTCAGCTGGACGAGAACAGCATGCTCATCCCCATCGCCGTGGGCGGCGCCCTGGCGGGCCTGGTCCTCGTCGTCCTCATGGCCTACCTCGTCGGCAGGAAGAGGAGCCACGCCGGCTACCAGACCATCTAG